A genomic region of Zygotorulaspora mrakii chromosome 7, complete sequence contains the following coding sequences:
- the ADH4 gene encoding alcohol dehydrogenase ADH4 codes for MSFAAVRNSLYKQAGIVSGRRFYGCLRRPVNTLNSRFNSKFIAQKTLISYRMSSSVTGFYIPPISYFGEGALDESMTYMKTKGFKICLIVTDPGIAKIGVAEKVAQIIKSKGVTVCMYDQTQPNPNVKNVLDGLAVLKANNADCVVSLGGGSAHDNAKAIALLATNGGEIGDYEGVNQSLKPCLPLFAINTTAGTASEMTRFTIISNEEKRVKMAIIDNNVTPSVAINDPTLMYGLPPALTAATGLDALTHCIEAYVSTAANPITDACAIKGVDLIKESLLECYRNGQDKKARTDMCYAEYLAGMAFNNASLGYVHAIAHQLGGFYHLPHGVCNAVLLPHVQSFNKADKHSAERLSEIAGHLGASANPDGLVKALHKFNRDMNIPKNLKELGVKTEDFSILADNAMKDACGRTNPIQFTKEEVIAILKQAYEHED; via the coding sequence ATGAGTTTTGCAGCAGTAAGAAATTCACTATATAAGCAGGCCGGCATTGTCAGTGGCAGAAGGTTCTATGGTTGCCTCAGAAGACCAGTGAATACTTTGAATAGCAGATTCAATTCTAAGTTCATTGCCCAAAAAACACTTATCAGTTACAGAATGTCCTCTTCCGTCACAGGTTTCTACATCCCACCTATTTCCTACTTCGGTGAAGGTGCTTTAGATGAGTCCATGACTTACATGAAAACCAAAGGTTTCAAGATCTGTTTGATTGTTACTGACCCAGGTATCGCCAAAATTGGTGTCGCTGAAAAAGTTGCTCAAATCATCAAGTCCAAGGGTGTCACTGTCTGCATGTACGACCAGACCCAACCAAACCCAAATGTCAAGAACGTCCTTGATGGTTTAGCGGTCTTGAAGGCCAACAACGCTGACTGTGTTGTTTCCCTAGGTGGTGGTTCCGCTCACGACAATGCTAAGGCAATTGCTTTGTTGGCCACCAACGGTGGTGAAATTGGTGACTACGAAGGTGTTAACcaatctttgaaaccaTGTTTGCCATTGTTTGCCATCAACACTACTGCTGGTACCGCTTCTGAAATGACTAGGTTCACCATTATTTCTaacgaagaaaagagagtcAAGATGGCTATCATTGACAACAACGTCACTCCATCCGTTGCCATCAATGACCCAACCTTGATGTACGGTCTACCACCAGCTTTGACTGCTGCCACTGGTCTAGATGCTTTGACTCATTGTATCGAAGCTTACGTTTCCACTGCTGCTAACCCAATCACCGATGCCTGTGCTATCAAGGGTGTTGATTTGATCAAGGAAAGTTTGTTAGAATGTTACAGAAACGGTCAAGACAAGAAGGCTAGAACCGACATGTGTTACGCTGAATACCTAGCTGGTATGGCTTTCAACAACGCCTCTCTAGGTTACGTTCATGCTATTGCTCATCAATTGGGTGGTTTTTACCATTTGCCACACGGTGTATGTAACGCTGTTCTGTTGCCACACGTTCAATCTTTCAACAAGGCAGACAAACATTCTGCTGAGAGATTGAGTGAAATTGCTGGTCATCTAGGTGCCTCAGCCAACCCAGATGGTTTGGTCAAGGCTCTACACAAATTCAACAGAGACATGAATATTCCAAAGAACTTGAAGGAATTAGGTGTCAAGACTGAAGATTTCTCAATCTTGGCTGACAACGCCATGAAGGATGCTTGTGGTCGTACCAACCCAATTCAATTTACCAAGGAAGAAGTTATTGCTATCTTGAAGCAAGCTTACGAACACGAAGATTAA
- a CDS encoding uncharacterized protein (similar to Saccharomyces cerevisiae YHL042W) has product MEKSDLVVCESGTPLTPRKTFKSVSSYACYEVVRVRAFYIWLLWLVVLSISPFVLFDLAESEDWVCEVYWQVLMLNIVLFFPAMLFYRSDRQARLVSQNLTNFMSIVENTFESGHGIGPEKWDEVACKMNREFYDAGIWKTPYSFFDGLEVEKLYRSLVLNPQLGKNLDVLDVCEKGPKETTAYEKRLDEQFSVWANDSEYSAEECGNMLPRDLHWNEVTWTIHKMRLALALHIAVSLIFHSMGLFGVLCGCLITTYIEMQTPYVLKDTRMSTTNRLRLLATIVSVAPGTDVDRWDVIAKRVNSYLHEIPECPASDCFFDGKSCLDCFERYFKPPTSQKKKRTFITSNELMPFVSRAIEACS; this is encoded by the coding sequence ATGGAAAAAAGTGATCTGGTTGTCTGCGAGTCGGGCACACCCCTTACTCCAAGAAAAACTTTTAAATCTGTGTCATCGTATGCGTGCTACGAGGTAGTAAGAGTGCGTGCATTCTATATATGGCTTCTCTGGCTGGTAGTATTGTCTATCTCTCCATTTGTGCTCTTCGACTTGGCCGAGTCTGAGGATTGGGTGTGCGAGGTTTACTGGCAGGTTTTGATGTTAAACATCGTCCTGTTTTTTCCAGCTATGTTATTTTACAGATCGGACAGACAAGCTCGTCTTGTTTCGCAGAATTTGACGAACTTCATGAgtattgttgaaaatacGTTCGAGTCAGGGCATGGAATAGGACCCGAAAAGTGGGATGAGGTAGCATGCAAGATGAATAGGGAATTTTATGATGCAGGTATTTGGAAAACACCCtactcattttttgatggtCTGGAGGTAGAGAAGCTTTACAGGAGTCTTGTTTTGAATCCACAGCTTGGGAAGAACTTAGATGTGCTTGATGTATGCGAAAAGGGCCCTAAAGAGACAACCGCATATGAGAAAAGGCTCGATGAGCAGTTCAGTGTCTGGGCGAATGACTCGGAGTATTCAGCTGAAGAATGTGGAAATATGTTGCCACGTGACCTGCACTGGAATGAAGTCACTTGGACAATACACAAAATGAGGCTCGCTCTGGCACTTCATATAGCTGTTTCATTAATATTCCATAGCATGGGACTGTTTGGAGTTCTCTGCGGTTGTTTGATAACAACCTACATAGAGATGCAGACACCGTATGTGCTAAAGGATACTCGTATGTCGACAACAAACAGATTAAGACTTCTGGCAACAATAGTTAGCGTTGCACCGGGGACAGATGTGGATCGCTGGGATGTTATCGCGAAGCGGGTGAACTCATATCTGCACGAAATACCAGAATGCCCAGCATCGGACTGCTTTTTTGATGGCAAGAGTTGCTTGGACTGCTTCGAGCGATATTTCAAGCCTCCCACTtcacaaaagaagaaacgAACCTTCATTACTTCTAACGAACTGATGCCCTTTGTCTCAAGAGCTATTGAAGCGTGTTCTTAA